The following are from one region of the Candidatus Auribacterota bacterium genome:
- a CDS encoding DEAD/DEAH box helicase family protein: MNPHVNTIANRLSLRPPQRDSLEILARLCDIVPMEKNADIAGTLKAIQAEYPTVADFERDFPSLCFALATGVGKTRLMGAFIAYLYKAEGIRHFFVLAPNLTIYNKLIADFTPNTPKYVFQGIAEFAVEPPEIITGDNYESGRGVRARTLFGEDERVHVNIFNISKITSIETPKGAAKSNVPRFRRLQEYIGQSYFDYLSKLDDLVLLMDESHRYRASAGMKAISELAPILGLEFTATPHVERGGGTQPFQNVIYSYPLSNAMTDGFVKEPAVATRENFDARNYDEAGLERLKLEDGVRIHENTKVELEVYARENGKPIVKPFMLVIARDTGHADALMNAIGEKDFFEGRYKGKVIQVHSKQSGEEKDETIEQLINVEKPENPTEIVIHVNMLKEGWDVTNLYTIVPLRAASSKTLVEQSIGRGLRLPYGKRTGVGAVDRLTIVSHDKFQEIVDYANSPDSVIRGGLKVVYVNDERSKVVVAEPEIVNRMNESTSTYRKNGGAPSQQRLLFDSPGQQEAAKATLEVIRREYERLPRSSDLTKPEIQKQIVEKVKEIITPAQGELEGVGEKVNVAEVVARTIMLRNELSIDIPRITIQPVGDVTRGYREFRLNLNGIRLQPVDNEILIQELHRREQHRLLSGTGIVPEEKLEDYLVRGLIDFNDICYDDHAGLLYKLAGQVVAHLRLYLKNEDEVLNGVQYHKQALVSMIHAQMQEHYQEKAAAYEAHVSKGFTTMRPNNYSAPAGETERDFRAPVSNKQDIRKMLFAGFGKCLYRVQKFDSDSERRFAVILENDKDVLKWFKPAKGDFQIHYASEASYEPDFVVETETAKFLCEPKAANEIADEEVQAKASAAAEWCRYATEHERKHGGKPWSYLLIPHDEIEDNKTLQGLTATYVFCDGAAPKQSREG, from the coding sequence ATGAATCCGCACGTCAACACCATCGCCAACCGCCTCAGCCTCCGGCCCCCCCAGCGTGATTCGCTGGAGATTCTCGCCCGGCTCTGCGACATCGTCCCGATGGAGAAGAACGCCGATATTGCCGGGACGCTCAAGGCGATTCAAGCCGAGTACCCGACAGTCGCCGACTTCGAAAGGGACTTTCCCTCGCTCTGCTTCGCCCTGGCGACGGGCGTGGGCAAGACGCGCCTCATGGGCGCGTTCATCGCCTACCTTTACAAGGCCGAGGGCATCCGGCACTTCTTCGTGCTCGCACCGAACCTGACCATCTACAACAAGCTCATCGCCGACTTCACTCCCAATACACCCAAGTATGTATTCCAAGGCATCGCCGAGTTCGCGGTCGAACCGCCGGAGATCATCACCGGCGACAACTATGAGAGCGGACGCGGCGTTAGGGCCAGGACGCTCTTTGGCGAGGATGAGAGGGTGCACGTCAATATCTTCAACATCTCGAAGATCACGAGCATCGAGACGCCCAAGGGCGCGGCCAAAAGCAATGTCCCGCGTTTCCGACGGCTTCAGGAATACATCGGGCAGAGCTATTTCGATTACCTATCGAAGCTGGACGATCTTGTGCTTCTCATGGACGAGTCCCACCGCTATCGGGCATCGGCGGGGATGAAGGCCATCAGCGAGCTTGCGCCCATCCTGGGCCTGGAATTTACCGCCACGCCGCACGTGGAACGCGGCGGCGGCACCCAGCCTTTCCAGAACGTCATCTACAGCTATCCGCTGTCGAACGCCATGACGGATGGGTTCGTCAAGGAACCCGCCGTGGCGACCCGCGAGAACTTCGATGCCCGGAACTATGACGAGGCCGGGCTGGAGCGGCTGAAACTCGAGGATGGCGTTCGCATTCACGAGAACACCAAAGTCGAACTGGAGGTTTACGCTCGAGAGAACGGCAAGCCCATCGTGAAGCCCTTTATGCTGGTGATCGCGCGGGATACCGGTCATGCCGACGCCCTCATGAATGCAATCGGGGAGAAGGATTTCTTCGAGGGCCGCTATAAGGGCAAAGTTATCCAGGTCCATTCGAAGCAGAGCGGCGAGGAGAAGGACGAGACCATCGAGCAGCTCATCAACGTGGAAAAACCGGAGAACCCGACGGAAATCGTTATCCACGTCAACATGCTCAAGGAAGGCTGGGACGTCACAAACCTCTATACCATAGTCCCTCTCCGGGCTGCGAGCTCGAAAACGCTCGTGGAGCAGTCCATCGGCCGCGGTCTGCGTCTGCCCTATGGAAAGCGGACGGGCGTGGGCGCGGTGGACCGTTTGACCATCGTATCGCACGACAAGTTTCAGGAGATTGTGGATTACGCCAATAGCCCGGATTCCGTCATCCGGGGTGGCCTGAAGGTCGTTTACGTCAACGACGAGCGGTCCAAGGTGGTGGTGGCCGAACCGGAGATTGTGAATCGTATGAACGAGTCCACTTCCACGTATAGAAAGAATGGGGGGGCGCCCTCCCAGCAAAGGCTCCTCTTCGATTCGCCCGGGCAACAGGAGGCGGCGAAGGCCACGCTGGAGGTCATTCGACGTGAGTACGAACGCCTGCCGCGTTCGTCCGACCTGACCAAGCCGGAAATTCAGAAACAGATTGTCGAGAAAGTGAAGGAAATCATTACCCCGGCCCAGGGAGAATTGGAAGGGGTAGGGGAGAAAGTCAATGTGGCCGAGGTCGTGGCCAGGACCATCATGCTCCGGAACGAGCTTTCGATTGATATCCCCCGGATCACGATCCAGCCCGTGGGCGATGTGACGCGAGGCTATCGGGAGTTCAGACTTAACCTCAACGGCATCCGCCTTCAGCCGGTGGACAACGAGATTCTTATTCAGGAACTGCACCGGCGGGAACAGCATCGGCTCTTGAGTGGCACCGGTATTGTGCCGGAGGAGAAGCTCGAAGACTACCTCGTGCGCGGTCTTATTGACTTCAACGACATTTGCTACGACGACCACGCGGGGCTGCTCTACAAACTGGCCGGGCAAGTTGTGGCGCATTTACGGTTATATCTAAAAAATGAGGACGAGGTATTGAATGGCGTTCAGTACCACAAGCAGGCATTGGTGAGCATGATCCACGCCCAGATGCAAGAACACTACCAGGAGAAGGCGGCGGCTTATGAAGCGCACGTGAGCAAGGGTTTCACGACGATGCGCCCCAACAACTACTCGGCCCCCGCCGGGGAAACCGAGCGGGATTTCCGCGCGCCGGTCTCGAACAAACAGGACATTCGCAAGATGCTCTTTGCCGGGTTCGGGAAGTGCCTTTACCGGGTCCAGAAGTTCGATTCGGACTCGGAGCGTCGCTTCGCGGTCATTCTGGAAAACGACAAGGATGTCCTGAAATGGTTCAAACCCGCAAAAGGCGACTTCCAGATTCACTACGCGAGTGAGGCGTCCTACGAGCCGGATTTCGTGGTCGAGACCGAGACGGCGAAGTTTCTTTGTGAGCCGAAGGCCGCGAATGAGATAGCGGATGAAGAGGTGCAAGCCAAGGCCAGTGCCGCGGCGGAATGGTGCAGGTACGCTACGGAGCACGAGCGCAAACACGGCGGCAAACCGTGGTCGTATCTGCTGATACCGCATGATGAAATTGAGGACAACAAGACACTCCAGGGGTTGACCGCGACCTACGTATTTTGCGACGGGGCTGCCCCGAAACAGTCACGGGAGGGATAA
- a CDS encoding Fic family protein, with protein MIKYEIPDNWIRYDFTKIANPLMAAKAAILSLTNIPYQRSWIDQLQVVQLKREVAGTSRIEGADFTEKELDAAMAETPEQLHTRSQRQAAAAVLTYRWIAKLPADRPVNNNLIREVHRMIITGADDDHCAPGELRRKDVNVTFGTPSHRGAEGGEECEAAFNALCDSVQNEFRGHDPLIQALALHYHFAAMHPFCDGNGRTARAMEALMLQRVGLRDTLFIAMSNYYYEEKNNYLKSLAEVRAAGNDMTPFLVFGLKGIETQCNRLFAEIRKNVARALFRDVMFNLFNRLRTTRKRVIAERHIEVLKLLLSVDSMMLEILAERTAAIYKPLKNPYKALIRDINYLLYLRAISYRKLPENRYEFFARLEWPTEITETEFFKSVKEMPKAKTHSFLS; from the coding sequence ATGATTAAGTACGAAATCCCAGACAATTGGATCAGATACGATTTTACAAAGATAGCGAATCCGCTCATGGCCGCCAAGGCGGCGATACTTTCCCTAACCAATATCCCCTACCAGCGAAGCTGGATCGACCAGTTGCAGGTTGTTCAACTCAAGCGGGAGGTTGCCGGAACTTCGCGCATAGAAGGGGCAGATTTCACGGAGAAGGAACTGGACGCAGCCATGGCCGAGACGCCCGAGCAGTTGCACACACGTTCCCAGCGGCAGGCCGCGGCGGCCGTGCTTACATATCGTTGGATCGCCAAGTTGCCGGCGGATCGCCCCGTAAACAATAACTTGATCCGCGAAGTTCACCGAATGATTATCACCGGCGCCGACGACGACCATTGTGCACCGGGCGAACTGAGGCGGAAGGACGTAAATGTTACGTTCGGAACGCCATCACATCGCGGCGCCGAAGGCGGCGAGGAGTGCGAAGCGGCGTTCAATGCATTGTGTGATTCGGTCCAAAACGAATTCCGAGGACACGATCCGCTTATCCAGGCACTGGCGCTTCATTACCACTTTGCCGCGATGCATCCATTTTGTGACGGCAACGGACGGACAGCGCGCGCCATGGAGGCATTGATGTTGCAGAGAGTGGGTCTGCGAGATACCCTCTTCATTGCAATGTCCAACTATTACTACGAAGAGAAAAACAACTACCTGAAGTCGCTGGCCGAGGTTCGCGCCGCGGGTAACGACATGACACCCTTCTTGGTTTTTGGACTAAAAGGCATAGAAACCCAATGCAACCGGCTGTTCGCCGAGATCCGAAAGAATGTTGCCAGAGCCCTGTTCCGCGACGTTATGTTCAATTTATTCAATCGTCTGCGAACCACGAGAAAGCGTGTCATTGCCGAAAGACATATTGAGGTACTGAAACTGCTTCTGAGTGTGGACTCAATGATGCTGGAGATCTTGGCGGAGCGGACGGCCGCAATCTACAAGCCGTTGAAGAACCCGTACAAGGCCTTGATACGGGACATCAATTACCTGCTCTATCTGCGAGCGATTAGCTATCGGAAACTGCCGGAAAACCGGTACGAATTTTTTGCGAGGCTCGAATGGCCGACAGAAATCACAGAGACGGAATTTTTCAAGAGCGTGAAGGAGATGCCGAAAGCCAAAACGCACAGTTTCCTGTCCTGA
- a CDS encoding site-specific DNA-methyltransferase translates to MNNKQKLELTWIGKENRPKLEPRILVEDPAKSHHALFRTGKSDLFDNRLIFGDNLLALKALEQEFAGKIKCVFIDPPYNTGSAFKQYDDGIEHSLWLSLMRDRLELVHRLLAVDGSLWMTIDDNECHYLKVLCDEVFGRQHFVANAIWQKKFSPQNDAKWLSDSHDHILVFAKNKEIWRPFPLPRTDEMNARYKNPDNDPRGKWMSGGLDVKTYSAEYDYSITTPSGRIVNPPGGSCWRLSKQRLEEYKKDNRIWFGPKGTNVPRIKRFLSEVKQGAVCKTIWLHEEVGHNQDAKKEAIAFNTEDVFSTPKPERLLQRILELGSRPGDLVLDSFAGSGTTGAVAHKMGRRWIMVELGEHCHTHIIPRLKKVIDGEDKGGITGAVGWKGGGGFRYYRLGPSLLEKDQFGNWVISKEYNPAMLAEAICKLEGFSYAPSETVYWQHGHSTENDFIYVTTQTLTREQLQKLSDEVGEGRSLLIMCGAFRVKSLDDFPNLTVKKIPKAVLTRCEWGKDDYSLEIENLPIREEPPIAQMTADEQKKKTRTKAERRAQIQQPSLFDLPPQEKKP, encoded by the coding sequence ATGAATAATAAGCAAAAGTTAGAGCTAACCTGGATCGGGAAGGAGAACCGGCCGAAGCTGGAGCCGCGCATCCTTGTCGAAGATCCGGCCAAGTCCCACCACGCGTTATTCCGAACCGGCAAGAGCGACCTTTTCGACAATCGGCTCATCTTCGGCGACAACCTCCTCGCCCTCAAGGCGCTGGAGCAGGAGTTCGCGGGGAAGATCAAGTGCGTCTTCATAGACCCGCCCTACAACACCGGCTCGGCGTTCAAGCAATACGACGACGGGATCGAGCATTCGCTTTGGTTGTCGCTCATGCGAGATCGGTTGGAGCTTGTCCATCGTTTACTTGCAGTGGATGGCTCTCTTTGGATGACCATTGACGACAACGAATGTCACTACTTGAAGGTGCTATGTGACGAGGTTTTTGGACGACAACACTTTGTGGCAAATGCCATTTGGCAAAAGAAATTTTCACCACAGAATGATGCTAAGTGGCTGTCTGATAGCCACGACCACATTTTAGTTTTTGCAAAGAACAAAGAAATCTGGAGGCCCTTTCCCTTGCCACGTACTGATGAAATGAACGCGCGTTATAAAAATCCAGATAACGACCCTCGTGGAAAATGGATGTCTGGTGGCCTTGATGTAAAAACTTATTCTGCAGAATATGATTACTCTATTACAACTCCTTCTGGGCGAATAGTAAATCCTCCAGGTGGTTCTTGTTGGCGCCTTTCAAAACAACGACTTGAAGAATACAAAAAGGATAATCGTATTTGGTTTGGTCCCAAGGGAACCAATGTTCCTCGAATCAAGCGGTTTCTCTCAGAGGTGAAGCAAGGTGCTGTCTGCAAAACCATCTGGCTTCATGAAGAGGTTGGCCACAACCAGGATGCGAAAAAAGAAGCCATTGCCTTCAATACTGAAGATGTGTTTTCGACCCCAAAACCGGAACGCCTTCTCCAGCGCATCCTCGAACTGGGCAGCCGTCCGGGGGACTTGGTCCTCGACTCCTTCGCTGGTTCAGGCACCACAGGAGCAGTAGCGCACAAGATGGGGCGCCGATGGATCATGGTGGAACTTGGCGAGCACTGCCACACGCATATTATCCCGCGGCTGAAGAAGGTCATCGACGGCGAGGACAAGGGCGGAATCACGGGGGCCGTGGGCTGGAAAGGCGGCGGCGGATTCCGCTACTATCGCCTTGGGCCGTCCCTTCTCGAGAAGGACCAGTTCGGCAACTGGGTCATCAGCAAGGAGTACAATCCCGCCATGCTGGCTGAGGCGATTTGCAAGCTGGAGGGCTTTAGCTATGCCCCGAGCGAGACGGTGTACTGGCAACACGGCCATTCCACCGAGAACGATTTCATCTATGTGACTACTCAAACGCTCACCCGCGAGCAACTACAGAAGCTTTCGGACGAGGTGGGCGAAGGCCGCTCGCTCCTCATTATGTGCGGGGCGTTCCGGGTAAAGAGCCTCGACGATTTTCCCAATTTGACGGTGAAGAAAATTCCAAAGGCTGTCCTGACCCGTTGCGAATGGGGCAAGGACGACTATAGCTTGGAGATTGAGAATCTGCCGATCAGAGAGGAACCTCCGATTGCGCAGATGACCGCGGATGAGCAAAAGAAGAAAACACGCACGAAAGCAGAGCGGCGGGCGCAGATCCAGCAACCATCGCTTTTTGACCTTCCGCCGCAGGAGAAGAAACCGTGA
- a CDS encoding PDDEXK nuclease domain-containing protein: MRQILDFARSTVARSVNTTQVVANWLIGREIVEEVQRGGKRADYGARLIADLSTRMEKDFGRGYSVNNLEHFRDFYLTYPNLVESRIPHAVRGESRNQLGDDGPKISHAPRGKSDAPPRKSSAPAIFDAERGLFLIEPLAGGITKGYAPRSQSWQPGFLHPNLSWTHYRTLLRVDKAEARAFYEIEAIKNNWAARELERQINSLLYERLALSRDKKGLMRLATKGHEVQRPADVFKDPVVMEFLGLPESPKLVETDLEEALISNLQIFLLELGKGFAFVARQERLTLDGDHFYIDLVFYHTILKCYIIIDLKTSKLTHQDLGQLQLYVNYYDRERRTEGDNPTLGLILCADKNDAVVRYTLGKDQQKKIFASRYKLYLPSEAELQAELRREVRALSAPKRNRGAK; the protein is encoded by the coding sequence ATCCGGCAGATACTGGATTTCGCCAGAAGCACCGTGGCCCGCTCGGTGAACACGACCCAAGTGGTGGCCAACTGGCTGATCGGACGGGAGATCGTGGAGGAAGTGCAGAGGGGCGGAAAGAGAGCCGATTATGGCGCGCGCTTAATCGCGGACCTTTCCACCAGGATGGAGAAGGATTTCGGCAGAGGCTATTCGGTCAACAACCTCGAACACTTTCGGGACTTTTATCTGACTTACCCCAATCTTGTCGAGAGCCGGATTCCCCACGCAGTGCGTGGGGAATCTCGCAACCAGCTTGGCGACGATGGGCCGAAGATTTCCCACGCGCCGCGTGGGAAATCCGACGCACCGCCTCGGAAATCCAGCGCGCCTGCGATTTTCGACGCGGAGCGCGGCCTTTTTCTGATAGAGCCGCTGGCTGGCGGTATCACGAAAGGCTACGCGCCGCGTAGCCAATCCTGGCAACCAGGATTCCTGCACCCCAACCTGTCCTGGACGCACTACCGGACGCTGTTGCGCGTGGACAAGGCGGAGGCTCGCGCGTTCTACGAGATCGAAGCCATCAAGAACAACTGGGCAGCGCGGGAACTGGAACGGCAGATCAACAGCCTTCTCTATGAGCGTCTGGCCTTGAGCCGGGACAAGAAAGGATTGATGCGACTGGCAACCAAGGGGCACGAGGTCCAGAGACCGGCCGATGTCTTCAAAGACCCGGTTGTCATGGAGTTCCTGGGCCTACCGGAGTCACCGAAACTGGTGGAGACCGATCTTGAGGAGGCGTTGATCAGCAATCTGCAAATCTTCCTGCTGGAGCTGGGCAAGGGCTTTGCCTTCGTGGCCCGGCAGGAACGGCTTACGCTGGACGGCGACCACTTCTACATCGACCTCGTCTTCTACCACACCATTCTGAAGTGCTACATCATCATTGACCTCAAGACCAGCAAACTCACGCATCAGGATCTGGGCCAGCTCCAGCTTTATGTTAACTACTACGACCGCGAACGCCGGACAGAGGGCGACAATCCGACATTGGGGCTGATTCTCTGCGCGGACAAGAACGATGCCGTCGTCCGATATACGCTGGGTAAAGATCAGCAGAAGAAGATATTCGCCAGCCGGTACAAACTATATCTTCCGAGCGAGGCCGAACTCCAGGCCGAACTCCGGCGCGAGGTGAGGGCGCTTTCCGCGCCGAAGCGGAACAGGGGTGCGAAATGA
- a CDS encoding LemA family protein encodes MGKIILAVVAVIVLYVVVAYNRLVRLRNRIENAWSQIDVQLKRRYDLIPNLIETVKGYAAHEREVFQKVTEARTKAINASTVGEQGQAENMLTGALKSLFAVAENYPELKANQNFLMLQEELAGTESKIAYSRQFYNDSVMTYDTTREVFPSSLIAQWFKFPEKEYFEIEEAAAREPVKVKF; translated from the coding sequence ATGGGCAAGATCATCCTTGCGGTTGTTGCGGTTATAGTCCTGTACGTGGTTGTTGCCTATAACAGGCTCGTGAGGTTGAGGAACAGGATAGAGAACGCCTGGTCGCAGATCGACGTGCAGCTCAAAAGGCGGTACGATCTGATTCCCAACCTGATCGAGACGGTAAAGGGGTACGCGGCTCACGAGCGGGAGGTGTTCCAGAAAGTGACGGAGGCGCGCACGAAGGCCATCAATGCCTCGACGGTGGGGGAGCAGGGGCAGGCGGAGAATATGCTCACCGGCGCGTTGAAGTCGCTCTTCGCGGTCGCAGAGAATTACCCGGAGCTCAAGGCGAACCAGAACTTCCTGATGCTCCAGGAGGAACTCGCCGGAACGGAGAGCAAGATCGCCTACTCGCGGCAGTTTTACAACGATTCGGTGATGACTTATGATACCACGCGTGAGGTCTTCCCATCGAGCCTGATCGCGCAGTGGTTCAAGTTCCCGGAGAAGGAGTATTTCGAGATAGAGGAAGCAGCAGCCCGCGAGCCGGTGAAGGTGAAATTTTAA
- a CDS encoding Fe-S-containing hydro-lyase: MSAIEIRTPLTDEVVGKLRAGDSVLITGIIYTARDAAHQRLTEAVAKGEKPPVELEGQIIYYAGPSPAPPGKPIGSVGPTTSYRMDAFAPKTMELGLKGMIGKGPRSKEVIDAMKKHGAVYFAAVGGAGALLAARVKKARVVAYEDLGAEAITELAVENFPAIVAIDCKGNDLYAR, translated from the coding sequence ATGTCAGCTATAGAGATACGGACTCCACTCACAGATGAGGTCGTGGGTAAATTAAGGGCCGGCGACAGCGTCCTCATCACGGGGATCATCTATACGGCTCGCGATGCGGCACACCAGAGACTCACGGAGGCCGTGGCCAAGGGGGAGAAGCCGCCGGTTGAGCTGGAGGGCCAGATTATTTACTATGCTGGCCCTTCTCCGGCGCCGCCGGGAAAACCGATCGGTTCGGTGGGGCCGACCACGAGCTACCGGATGGACGCGTTCGCCCCGAAGACGATGGAGCTCGGCCTGAAGGGGATGATCGGGAAGGGGCCGAGGAGCAAGGAAGTGATCGATGCGATGAAGAAGCATGGGGCTGTGTATTTCGCGGCGGTGGGCGGCGCGGGGGCGCTCCTCGCCGCACGTGTCAAGAAAGCGAGGGTTGTTGCCTATGAGGATCTTGGCGCCGAGGCGATTACCGAGCTCGCGGTGGAGAACTTTCCTGCGATCGTCGCCATTGACTGCAAAGGGAACGATCTCTACGCACGGTAG